In Blattabacterium cuenoti, a single window of DNA contains:
- the rplL gene encoding 50S ribosomal protein L7/L12, with translation MIKKLAEQLVNLTVKEINELAKLLKTDYGIEPTTITSSLNNASTINADKIGNNISTNQEEKNVFDLVLKSLGNSKLSLVKLVKEITGKGLKESKEIVDNIPQIIKKSVDKKEAEIIKKKFEDIGSNIELR, from the coding sequence ATGATAAAAAAATTAGCAGAACAATTAGTTAATTTGACTGTAAAAGAAATTAATGAATTAGCAAAATTGTTAAAAACAGATTATGGCATTGAACCTACTACTATTACTTCATCATTAAACAATGCTTCTACTATAAATGCTGACAAAATAGGAAATAATATTTCTACTAACCAAGAAGAAAAAAATGTTTTTGATTTAGTTTTAAAATCTTTAGGTAATTCTAAATTATCTTTAGTAAAATTAGTAAAAGAAATCACTGGTAAAGGATTAAAAGAATCTAAAGAAATAGTAGATAATATTCCACAAATAATTAAAAAATCTGTAGATAAAAAAGAAGCAGAAATAATCAAAAAAAAATTTGAAGATATAGGATCAAATATTGAATTAAGATAA
- the rplJ gene encoding 50S ribosomal protein L10, protein MKKEQKIKYILNLYSLLHNNNSIYIMDISGLNSNQICNLRKQFYTTINVKMIVVKNTLLEQAFKKNNKFLPLSPLLKGNTSILCSNSGNIPSKIIKKFHIDENLEKPSLKGAYIEESFYFGNKDLDILINLKSKKDLILDLIHSIQYPIKQILLSLGKDQLFKIFDSLKKLTN, encoded by the coding sequence ATGAAAAAGGAACAAAAAATAAAATATATTTTAAATTTATATTCATTATTACATAATAATAATTCCATTTATATAATGGATATATCAGGATTAAATTCTAATCAAATTTGTAATTTAAGAAAACAATTTTATACCACCATTAATGTAAAAATGATAGTAGTTAAAAATACTCTTTTAGAACAAGCTTTTAAAAAAAATAACAAATTTTTACCATTGTCTCCATTATTAAAAGGAAATACATCTATTTTATGTTCTAATTCAGGAAATATACCATCTAAAATTATAAAAAAATTTCATATTGATGAAAATTTAGAAAAACCTTCTTTAAAAGGGGCATATATAGAGGAATCTTTTTATTTTGGAAATAAAGATTTAGATATATTAATTAATTTAAAATCCAAAAAAGATTTAATTTTAGATCTTATTCATTCGATTCAATATCCAATAAAACAGATTTTGTTATCTTTAGGTAAAGATCAATTATTTAAAATTTTTGATTCATTAAAAAAACTGACAAATTGA
- the rplA gene encoding 50S ribosomal protein L1: MTKKKLTKNKKKFLNKIEKKEYSLEEGISMIKKITFVKFDSSIDLAIRLKINKRYKNQILKGIIKFPHGLGKHIRILALVPKEQELKVKESGADYVGLDYINKLKSGWTNVDIIIAIPSIMHKLLDIGKILGPKGLMPNPKLETVTNDPCKAIQEIKSGKRSFKSDHYGIIHSSIGKISFSSNYLLDNANALFKQIIYNSKESLSAFDGIHKIYISSTMSNSILITLKSLAFK; this comes from the coding sequence ATGACAAAAAAAAAATTAACAAAAAATAAAAAAAAATTTTTAAATAAAATAGAAAAAAAAGAATATTCTTTAGAAGAAGGAATATCTATGATTAAAAAAATTACTTTTGTTAAATTTGATTCTTCTATAGATCTTGCTATTCGTTTAAAGATCAATAAACGTTATAAAAATCAAATTTTAAAAGGTATTATTAAATTTCCACATGGATTAGGAAAACATATTAGGATTTTAGCATTAGTTCCTAAAGAACAAGAACTAAAAGTTAAAGAATCTGGTGCAGATTATGTTGGATTAGATTATATTAATAAACTTAAATCTGGTTGGACCAATGTAGATATTATTATAGCTATTCCATCTATTATGCATAAATTATTAGATATAGGAAAAATATTAGGCCCAAAAGGTTTAATGCCAAATCCTAAATTAGAGACTGTAACTAATGATCCATGTAAAGCTATACAAGAAATTAAATCTGGAAAAAGATCATTTAAATCGGATCATTATGGAATTATACATTCTTCTATTGGAAAAATTTCTTTTTCTTCCAATTATTTATTAGATAATGCCAATGCACTATTTAAACAAATAATTTATAATAGTAAAGAGAGTCTAAGTGCATTTGATGGAATTCATAAAATATATATATCATCTACTATGAGTAATAGTATTTTAATAACTTTAAAAAGTTTAGCATTTAAATAA
- the rplK gene encoding 50S ribosomal protein L11 translates to MINHKHLIKKIKIQKIYGGQANPSPPIGPILGSSGVNIMEFCKQYNNKTKEWKGELCPVIISLYQDKSFSFIIKQPPVSIQLLNLIDKKKGSKESNRDKIGTISMDKIKIIANNKIKDMNCYSIKSAISMIIGTAKSMGIDIM, encoded by the coding sequence ATGATAAATCATAAACATTTGATAAAAAAAATAAAAATTCAAAAAATATACGGAGGTCAAGCTAATCCATCACCTCCTATTGGTCCTATTTTAGGTAGTTCAGGAGTAAATATTATGGAATTTTGTAAACAATATAATAATAAAACTAAAGAATGGAAAGGTGAATTATGCCCAGTTATTATTAGTCTTTATCAAGATAAATCTTTTTCTTTTATAATTAAACAACCTCCAGTATCTATTCAATTACTTAATTTAATAGATAAAAAAAAAGGATCAAAAGAATCAAATCGTGATAAAATAGGGACAATAAGTATGGATAAAATTAAAATTATTGCTAATAATAAAATAAAAGATATGAATTGTTATTCTATTAAATCTGCTATTTCTATGATTATTGGAACTGCAAAATCTATGGGTATTGATATTATGTGA
- the nusG gene encoding transcription termination/antitermination protein NusG produces MGNLKRKWYVLKTISGQENKVKSYIEHEIKNNGFQEHIGKVLVPIEKVIHMRKGKKIHREKVHYPGYVMIEAFLELKAVHAIKNVPGVINFLSDKKGGDAVPMRKEEVDKMLGLGGNENMDKLSQHYVNINLPFLVGETIKVIDGPFNGFNGTIEKINQEKRKLELSVLIFGRKTPLELNFTQIEKIL; encoded by the coding sequence ATGGGAAATTTAAAAAGAAAATGGTATGTTTTAAAAACTATTAGTGGACAAGAAAATAAAGTTAAATCATATATAGAACATGAAATAAAAAATAATGGATTTCAAGAACACATAGGAAAAGTATTAGTGCCTATTGAAAAAGTGATTCATATGAGAAAAGGAAAAAAAATTCATAGAGAAAAAGTTCATTATCCAGGATATGTTATGATAGAAGCATTTCTTGAATTAAAAGCTGTTCATGCTATCAAAAATGTCCCTGGAGTAATTAATTTTTTAAGTGATAAAAAAGGAGGGGATGCCGTTCCTATGAGAAAAGAAGAAGTTGATAAAATGTTAGGGTTAGGAGGCAATGAAAATATGGACAAGTTATCTCAACATTATGTAAATATTAATTTACCTTTTTTAGTTGGAGAAACTATTAAAGTAATAGATGGGCCTTTTAATGGATTTAATGGAACTATTGAAAAAATAAATCAAGAAAAAAGAAAATTAGAATTATCTGTTCTTATTTTTGGTAGAAAAACTCCATTAGAATTAAATTTTACACAAATAGAAAAAATTTTATGA
- the secE gene encoding preprotein translocase subunit SecE produces MKKTSYFIEIYNELFHHITWTDWKTLKQTTFVVFFMSILFSIFLYGVDQIFIFFIKKIFSF; encoded by the coding sequence GTGAAAAAAACTTCTTATTTTATAGAAATATATAATGAATTATTTCATCATATAACATGGACTGATTGGAAAACTTTAAAACAAACTACCTTTGTAGTATTTTTTATGTCAATATTATTCTCCATATTTTTATATGGAGTAGATCAAATTTTCATTTTTTTTATAAAAAAAATTTTTTCTTTTTAA
- the tuf gene encoding elongation factor Tu, translated as MVKKKFKRDKPHLNIGTTGHVDHGKTTLTAAITKVLSEIGLAEEKSFDAIDNAPEEKERGITINTSHVEYETIKRHYAHVDCPGHADYIKNMITGAAQMDGAILVVAATDGPMPQTREHILLARQVGVPKIVVFINKVDQVEDPELLELVEMEIRELLSKYEYDGENIPIVQGSALGALNGDKKWIEKIKDLMNVLDEYIPNPIREIDKSFLMPVEDVFTITGRGTVATGRIESGIINTGDIVEIIGLGEKKLTSTVTGVEMFRKILDNGQAGDNVGLLLRGIEKKDIRRGMVISSPGTVNPYKKFKAKVYILTKEEGGRHTSFHNKYRPQFYLRTTDVTGEIQLADGVEMVMPGDNISMEVTLNQPIALSKNLRFAIREGGKTVGAGQVVSIIN; from the coding sequence ATGGTAAAAAAAAAATTTAAAAGAGATAAACCACATTTAAATATAGGAACTACTGGTCATGTAGATCATGGAAAAACTACGTTAACAGCTGCTATAACCAAAGTTTTATCAGAAATTGGATTAGCTGAAGAAAAGAGTTTTGATGCAATTGATAATGCACCTGAAGAAAAAGAAAGAGGAATTACTATAAATACTTCTCATGTAGAATATGAAACTATTAAACGTCATTATGCACATGTTGATTGTCCTGGACATGCAGATTATATTAAAAATATGATCACAGGGGCAGCTCAAATGGATGGAGCTATTTTAGTTGTTGCAGCGACAGATGGTCCGATGCCACAAACTAGAGAACATATTTTATTAGCACGTCAAGTAGGAGTCCCTAAAATTGTTGTTTTTATAAATAAAGTAGATCAAGTAGAAGATCCTGAATTATTAGAACTAGTAGAAATGGAAATCAGAGAATTATTATCCAAGTATGAATACGATGGAGAAAATATTCCTATTGTACAAGGATCTGCACTTGGTGCATTAAATGGAGATAAAAAATGGATTGAAAAAATAAAAGATTTGATGAATGTATTAGATGAATATATTCCAAATCCTATTCGTGAAATAGATAAATCATTTTTAATGCCTGTAGAAGATGTATTTACAATTACAGGAAGAGGTACAGTTGCTACTGGTAGAATAGAAAGTGGAATAATTAATACTGGAGATATAGTAGAAATTATTGGGCTTGGAGAAAAAAAATTAACATCTACAGTAACTGGAGTAGAAATGTTTAGAAAAATTTTAGATAATGGACAAGCTGGAGATAATGTGGGATTATTATTACGTGGTATAGAAAAAAAAGATATTAGACGTGGAATGGTAATTTCATCGCCTGGGACAGTTAATCCTTATAAAAAATTTAAAGCAAAAGTATATATTTTAACAAAAGAAGAAGGTGGAAGACATACATCATTTCATAATAAATATAGACCACAATTTTATTTACGTACTACAGATGTTACTGGTGAAATTCAGTTAGCAGATGGAGTGGAAATGGTAATGCCAGGAGATAATATATCAATGGAAGTTACTTTAAATCAACCAATTGCGTTAAGTAAAAATTTACGTTTTGCTATTAGAGAAGGAGGAAAAACAGTTGGAGCAGGACAAGTTGTATCAATTATTAATTAG
- a CDS encoding signal peptidase II, translated as MKKILCSISILSILIDQFIKIYVKTHFIPGSGIYIFSFFWIFFVENPGMAYGYYLLPGYSGKLYLSILRLIFIIIILSFIIIFYKKYKYNKYSNYLIFPLVLICSGSIGNFFDSALYGLLFNTGTIYNHTIHKWVSYSEISNFNNFICFNQKGGYASFMNGCVVDMFYLPIIDTYIPYNIPIIGGYKIKFFQFIFNFADILITLGIILLFFFKNKIKKIKFF; from the coding sequence GTGAAAAAGATTCTTTGTAGTATTAGTATTTTATCTATTTTAATAGATCAATTTATAAAAATTTATGTTAAAACTCATTTCATTCCTGGCTCTGGTATTTATATTTTTTCTTTTTTTTGGATTTTTTTTGTAGAAAATCCTGGAATGGCTTATGGATATTATCTTTTACCTGGATATAGTGGAAAATTATATTTAAGTATACTTCGTTTAATATTTATTATAATAATTTTATCTTTTATTATAATATTTTATAAAAAATATAAATATAATAAATATTCAAATTATTTAATTTTTCCTTTAGTTTTAATATGTTCAGGTTCTATTGGAAATTTTTTTGATAGTGCTTTATATGGACTATTATTTAATACTGGAACTATTTATAATCACACAATTCACAAATGGGTTTCATATTCAGAAATTTCTAATTTTAATAATTTTATTTGTTTCAATCAAAAAGGAGGATATGCTTCATTCATGAATGGTTGTGTAGTAGATATGTTTTATTTACCTATAATTGATACATATATACCTTATAATATTCCTATTATTGGAGGATATAAAATAAAATTTTTTCAATTTATTTTTAATTTTGCTGATATATTAATAACATTAGGAATAATTTTATTATTTTTTTTCAAAAATAAAATTAAAAAAATAAAGTTTTTTTAA